One Paralichthys olivaceus isolate ysfri-2021 chromosome 21, ASM2471397v2, whole genome shotgun sequence genomic window carries:
- the ccser2b gene encoding serine-rich coiled-coil domain-containing protein 2 isoform X3: MSAPPSGLVDTPAMPTMVSRLPKFGSRPKSITASNGAPTIPTANAIISAVATSTHLTNGFYHHPGPMGVNGSVTAPPSAVKKNGFIRVPTSFSMKWRKDNSITEDGGTYAEGEWKKGTGGNVGQNRSGNNIHQYYYQRQQGSPMVSQRDAKKSTTSSAGKVRGYSPPATSSSSPAPQSSPRTLPVSKLGSPGSKLSQITSRMTNETKRATNGLAESRPRTVSNSSLRQPHSFARPGSGPGSRSGSPFQKKPPASRSYSSDSLRAAQPVQLSENDRFRSRSLTQVRQQPLPILTRSYSNKKTAERGLKESTTAASLAPPRGSLVKSPVISQTPEGGGGGVKASGRSGLSIPSLLPPSALKKPLLPSLGPASKPSGISYKLSRPSLIKQPRPLRVTPASVSGGEQEVNPGLKSTSENSPERSPEAPEPEGLSTEPLFQTEVSIVAETLEDMSLSSASSLDRNDTSQEYMDDFDNLGNGGVGLMLLSSKNDEDDSGLDQSCARFDEDKAAVNGVTKATGLCFLEDGVDWAGVRLSGDRAQHRLTELSRRRRSSQPDYHEQGGSSLDLSPSDSCGSGGTYMWDEEGLEPLGGSVTSASINTNSNTTHHIGSFDSDVNSIDVLNTLDSGDLEDDDLMLDADFAEDVSLSDLTSADGDGMSHMAQWRRRQLCWGTQDVHDNESDLQCYKLAEDPGNKRTDATRDDDLILDFCPSRTSRLSPGPRGVDVEELADDCSAVRAQLENLQSLLLQEDDVDEDTLTTDTLNPETNESPHRSDTQVQALLQEVQHLREELRSRDRTIAQLTLQLTVPTPTTRCRCQEMTGTMDRHTQTSETERESVASQTPWREHTAFPPVPFLSPPWQYQRSRPYRGRPRPGIPSHLARKKVEKLVLYFSDTACHRYFTPPARTTRNH, from the exons ATGTCAGCCCCTCCCTCTGGTCTTGTCGACACTCCTGCCATGCCGACCATGGTTTCTAGGCTGCCCAAGTTCGGTTCGCGGCCCAAATCCATCACAGCCTCCAATGGTGCTCCGACTATCCCGACTGCGAACGCCATCATCAGCGCTGTTGCGACCAGCACCCACCTCACCAACGGGTTCTACCATCATCCTGGCCCGATGGGGGTCAATGGTAGTGTAACAGCGCCCCCCTCTGCTGTCAAGAAGAATGGATTCATAAGAGTGCCAACTTCGTTTTCCATGAAATGGAGGAAGGACAACAGCATAACAGAGGATGGCGGCACGTATGCAGAGGGGGAATGGAAAAAAGGAACAGGCGGGAATGTTGGGCAGAATCGCTCCGGCAACAACATCCATCAGTATTATTACCAACGGCAGCAGGGATCACCAATGGTGTCGCAGAGAGACGCCAAAAAGTCGACCACATCCTCTGCAGGAAAAGTGCGTGGTTATAGTCCACCTGCGACATCGTCGTCGTCCCCGGCACCACAGTCCAGCCCAagaacacttcctgtttctaaaCTTGGATCTCCCGGTTCCAAACTGAGCCAGATTACATCCAGGATGACCAACGAGACGAAACGGGCTACAAATGGTCTCGCCGAATCTCGACCTCGGACTGTATCCAATAGTTCTCTGAGACAGCCTCACAGTTTTGCTCGTCCTGGTTCTGGTCCCGGTTCTCGATCCGGTTCCCCCTTCCAGAAGAAACCCCCGGCCAGCCGCTCATACTCCAGCGACAGCCTACGCGCCGCTCAGCCTGTCCAGCTGTCTGAAAACGACCGGTTTCGGTCGCGTAGCCTCACCCAGGTCAGACAGCAGCCCTTACCCATCCTCACCCGTTCTTACTCCAATAAGAAAACTGCTGAGCGAGGCCTTAAAGAATCAACCACTGCCGCCTCTCTGGCTCCACCTAGAGGCAGTTTGGTAAAATCACCTGTTATTAGCCAGACtccagagggaggagggggaggggtcaAAGCTTCTGGGAGGTCAGGGCTCAGCATCCCCTCCCTCCTACCCCCCTCTGCCTTAAAGAAACCCCTCCTCCCCAGCCTTGGCCCCGCCTCCAAACCCAGTGGCATAAGCTACAAGCTGTCACGCCCATCACTCATCAAGCAGCCCCGCCCCCTACGGGTGACCCCAGCCAGTGTGTCAGGAGGTGAGCAGGAAGTGAACCCAGGACTGAAGTCTACGTCAGAAAACAGCCCAG AAAGAAGCCCAGAGGCTCCAGAGCCAGAGGGGCTGTCGACGGAGCCTCTATTCCAGACAGAGGTGTCGATTGTGGCGGAGACACTGGAGGACATGTCCCTGTCTTCAGCGTCATCTCTGGACAGAAACGACACCAGTCAGGAGTATATGGACGACTTCGACAACCTTG gaAATGGAGGCGTTGGTTTGATGCTCCTTTCCTCCAAAAACGATGAAGATGACTCGGGGCTCGACCAATCATGTGCCAGGTTTGACGAGGACAAGGCGGCTGTTAACGGAGTCACTAAGGCAACGGGTCTGTGTTTTCTGGAGGACGGTGTGGACTGGGCGGGCGTGAGGTTAAGTG GTGATCGAGCGCAGCATCGTTTGACCGAGCTCTCACGCAGGAGAAGGTCGAGTCAGCCGGATTATCACGAGCAG GGTGGTTCGTCCCTGGATCTCTCACCCTCTGACAGCTGTGGGTCGGGGGGCACCTACATGTGGGACGAGGAGGGTCTGGAGCCCCTGGGAGGCTCCGTCACCTCCGCTTCCATCAACACCAACAGCAACACCACCCACCACATCGGGAGCTTCGACTCAGACGTCAACAGCATC GACGTCTTGAACACCCTGGACTCTGGTGATCTGGAGGATGATGATCTCATGCTGGATGCAGACTTTGCAGAAGATGTCTCCCTCAGTG ATCTGACCTCTGCAGACGGAGACGGGATGTCCCACATGGCTCAGTGGAGGcggaggcagctctgctgggGAACGCAGGACGTCCACGACAATGAAAG TGACCTCCAGTGTTACAAGCTCGCTGAGGATCCTGGGAATAAAAGAACTGATGCCACCAGGGACGATGACCTCATTCTTGACTTCTGTCCTTCAAG GACGTCCCGTCTGTCTCCTGGTCCTCGCGGTGTGGATGTGGAGGAACTGGCTGACGACTGCTCTGCGGTCCGAGCACAGCTGGAGAACCTGcagagtttgctgctgcag gaggaCGATGTGGACGAAGACACTCTGACCACCGACACTCTGAATCCTGAGACCAACGAATCGCCACACCGCTCTGACACTCAG GTGCAGGCTCTCCTGCAGGAGGTGCAGCATCtcagggaggagctgaggagtcGAGACCGAACCATCGCTCAGCTCACACTGCAGCTG ACTGTTCCCACACCGACCACTAGGTGTCGTTGTCAGGAGATGACGGGAACGATggaccgacacacacagacgagtgagacggagagagagagtgtggccTCGCAGACACCCTGGAGAGAGCACAcg GCTTTCCCTCCtgttcccttcctctctccacccTGGCAGTATCAGCGCTCCAGGCCTTACAGGGGGAGGCCCAGGCCGGGCATCCCCTCCCACCTCGCTAGAAAAA AAGTGGAAAAACTAGTGCTTTACTTCAGTGACACAGCCTG tcACAGATACTTCACTCCTCCAGCCAGGACGACCAGGAACCACTGA
- the ccser2b gene encoding serine-rich coiled-coil domain-containing protein 2 isoform X2: MSAPPSGLVDTPAMPTMVSRLPKFGSRPKSITASNGAPTIPTANAIISAVATSTHLTNGFYHHPGPMGVNGSVTAPPSAVKKNGFIRVPTSFSMKWRKDNSITEDGGTYAEGEWKKGTGGNVGQNRSGNNIHQYYYQRQQGSPMVSQRDAKKSTTSSAGKVRGYSPPATSSSSPAPQSSPRTLPVSKLGSPGSKLSQITSRMTNETKRATNGLAESRPRTVSNSSLRQPHSFARPGSGPGSRSGSPFQKKPPASRSYSSDSLRAAQPVQLSENDRFRSRSLTQVRQQPLPILTRSYSNKKTAERGLKESTTAASLAPPRGSLVKSPVISQTPEGGGGGVKASGRSGLSIPSLLPPSALKKPLLPSLGPASKPSGISYKLSRPSLIKQPRPLRVTPASVSGGEQEVNPGLKSTSENSPERSPEAPEPEGLSTEPLFQTEVSIVAETLEDMSLSSASSLDRNDTSQEYMDDFDNLGNGGVGLMLLSSKNDEDDSGLDQSCARFDEDKAAVNGVTKATGLCFLEDGVDWAGVRLSGDRAQHRLTELSRRRRSSQPDYHEQGGSSLDLSPSDSCGSGGTYMWDEEGLEPLGGSVTSASINTNSNTTHHIGSFDSDVNSIDVLNTLDSGDLEDDDLMLDADFAEDVSLSDLTSADGDGMSHMAQWRRRQLCWGTQDVHDNESDLQCYKLAEDPGNKRTDATRDDDLILDFCPSRTSRLSPGPRGVDVEELADDCSAVRAQLENLQSLLLQEDDVDEDTLTTDTLNPETNESPHRSDTQVQALLQEVQHLREELRSRDRTIAQLTLQLTVPTPTTRCRCQEMTGTMDRHTQTSETERESVASQTPWREHTAFPPVPFLSPPWQYQRSRPYRGRPRPGIPSHLARKITDTSLLQPGRPGTTDGPILHATACPSSAPSSPLL; the protein is encoded by the exons ATGTCAGCCCCTCCCTCTGGTCTTGTCGACACTCCTGCCATGCCGACCATGGTTTCTAGGCTGCCCAAGTTCGGTTCGCGGCCCAAATCCATCACAGCCTCCAATGGTGCTCCGACTATCCCGACTGCGAACGCCATCATCAGCGCTGTTGCGACCAGCACCCACCTCACCAACGGGTTCTACCATCATCCTGGCCCGATGGGGGTCAATGGTAGTGTAACAGCGCCCCCCTCTGCTGTCAAGAAGAATGGATTCATAAGAGTGCCAACTTCGTTTTCCATGAAATGGAGGAAGGACAACAGCATAACAGAGGATGGCGGCACGTATGCAGAGGGGGAATGGAAAAAAGGAACAGGCGGGAATGTTGGGCAGAATCGCTCCGGCAACAACATCCATCAGTATTATTACCAACGGCAGCAGGGATCACCAATGGTGTCGCAGAGAGACGCCAAAAAGTCGACCACATCCTCTGCAGGAAAAGTGCGTGGTTATAGTCCACCTGCGACATCGTCGTCGTCCCCGGCACCACAGTCCAGCCCAagaacacttcctgtttctaaaCTTGGATCTCCCGGTTCCAAACTGAGCCAGATTACATCCAGGATGACCAACGAGACGAAACGGGCTACAAATGGTCTCGCCGAATCTCGACCTCGGACTGTATCCAATAGTTCTCTGAGACAGCCTCACAGTTTTGCTCGTCCTGGTTCTGGTCCCGGTTCTCGATCCGGTTCCCCCTTCCAGAAGAAACCCCCGGCCAGCCGCTCATACTCCAGCGACAGCCTACGCGCCGCTCAGCCTGTCCAGCTGTCTGAAAACGACCGGTTTCGGTCGCGTAGCCTCACCCAGGTCAGACAGCAGCCCTTACCCATCCTCACCCGTTCTTACTCCAATAAGAAAACTGCTGAGCGAGGCCTTAAAGAATCAACCACTGCCGCCTCTCTGGCTCCACCTAGAGGCAGTTTGGTAAAATCACCTGTTATTAGCCAGACtccagagggaggagggggaggggtcaAAGCTTCTGGGAGGTCAGGGCTCAGCATCCCCTCCCTCCTACCCCCCTCTGCCTTAAAGAAACCCCTCCTCCCCAGCCTTGGCCCCGCCTCCAAACCCAGTGGCATAAGCTACAAGCTGTCACGCCCATCACTCATCAAGCAGCCCCGCCCCCTACGGGTGACCCCAGCCAGTGTGTCAGGAGGTGAGCAGGAAGTGAACCCAGGACTGAAGTCTACGTCAGAAAACAGCCCAG AAAGAAGCCCAGAGGCTCCAGAGCCAGAGGGGCTGTCGACGGAGCCTCTATTCCAGACAGAGGTGTCGATTGTGGCGGAGACACTGGAGGACATGTCCCTGTCTTCAGCGTCATCTCTGGACAGAAACGACACCAGTCAGGAGTATATGGACGACTTCGACAACCTTG gaAATGGAGGCGTTGGTTTGATGCTCCTTTCCTCCAAAAACGATGAAGATGACTCGGGGCTCGACCAATCATGTGCCAGGTTTGACGAGGACAAGGCGGCTGTTAACGGAGTCACTAAGGCAACGGGTCTGTGTTTTCTGGAGGACGGTGTGGACTGGGCGGGCGTGAGGTTAAGTG GTGATCGAGCGCAGCATCGTTTGACCGAGCTCTCACGCAGGAGAAGGTCGAGTCAGCCGGATTATCACGAGCAG GGTGGTTCGTCCCTGGATCTCTCACCCTCTGACAGCTGTGGGTCGGGGGGCACCTACATGTGGGACGAGGAGGGTCTGGAGCCCCTGGGAGGCTCCGTCACCTCCGCTTCCATCAACACCAACAGCAACACCACCCACCACATCGGGAGCTTCGACTCAGACGTCAACAGCATC GACGTCTTGAACACCCTGGACTCTGGTGATCTGGAGGATGATGATCTCATGCTGGATGCAGACTTTGCAGAAGATGTCTCCCTCAGTG ATCTGACCTCTGCAGACGGAGACGGGATGTCCCACATGGCTCAGTGGAGGcggaggcagctctgctgggGAACGCAGGACGTCCACGACAATGAAAG TGACCTCCAGTGTTACAAGCTCGCTGAGGATCCTGGGAATAAAAGAACTGATGCCACCAGGGACGATGACCTCATTCTTGACTTCTGTCCTTCAAG GACGTCCCGTCTGTCTCCTGGTCCTCGCGGTGTGGATGTGGAGGAACTGGCTGACGACTGCTCTGCGGTCCGAGCACAGCTGGAGAACCTGcagagtttgctgctgcag gaggaCGATGTGGACGAAGACACTCTGACCACCGACACTCTGAATCCTGAGACCAACGAATCGCCACACCGCTCTGACACTCAG GTGCAGGCTCTCCTGCAGGAGGTGCAGCATCtcagggaggagctgaggagtcGAGACCGAACCATCGCTCAGCTCACACTGCAGCTG ACTGTTCCCACACCGACCACTAGGTGTCGTTGTCAGGAGATGACGGGAACGATggaccgacacacacagacgagtgagacggagagagagagtgtggccTCGCAGACACCCTGGAGAGAGCACAcg GCTTTCCCTCCtgttcccttcctctctccacccTGGCAGTATCAGCGCTCCAGGCCTTACAGGGGGAGGCCCAGGCCGGGCATCCCCTCCCACCTCGCTAGAAAAA tcACAGATACTTCACTCCTCCAGCCAGGACGACCAGGAACCACTGACGGACCGATTCTCCACGCCACCGCCTGCCCAAGCTCCGCCCCCAGCTCGCCCCTGCTCTGA
- the ccser2b gene encoding serine-rich coiled-coil domain-containing protein 2 isoform X1 encodes MSAPPSGLVDTPAMPTMVSRLPKFGSRPKSITASNGAPTIPTANAIISAVATSTHLTNGFYHHPGPMGVNGSVTAPPSAVKKNGFIRVPTSFSMKWRKDNSITEDGGTYAEGEWKKGTGGNVGQNRSGNNIHQYYYQRQQGSPMVSQRDAKKSTTSSAGKVRGYSPPATSSSSPAPQSSPRTLPVSKLGSPGSKLSQITSRMTNETKRATNGLAESRPRTVSNSSLRQPHSFARPGSGPGSRSGSPFQKKPPASRSYSSDSLRAAQPVQLSENDRFRSRSLTQVRQQPLPILTRSYSNKKTAERGLKESTTAASLAPPRGSLVKSPVISQTPEGGGGGVKASGRSGLSIPSLLPPSALKKPLLPSLGPASKPSGISYKLSRPSLIKQPRPLRVTPASVSGGEQEVNPGLKSTSENSPERSPEAPEPEGLSTEPLFQTEVSIVAETLEDMSLSSASSLDRNDTSQEYMDDFDNLGNGGVGLMLLSSKNDEDDSGLDQSCARFDEDKAAVNGVTKATGLCFLEDGVDWAGVRLSGDRAQHRLTELSRRRRSSQPDYHEQGGSSLDLSPSDSCGSGGTYMWDEEGLEPLGGSVTSASINTNSNTTHHIGSFDSDVNSIDVLNTLDSGDLEDDDLMLDADFAEDVSLSDLTSADGDGMSHMAQWRRRQLCWGTQDVHDNESDLQCYKLAEDPGNKRTDATRDDDLILDFCPSRTSRLSPGPRGVDVEELADDCSAVRAQLENLQSLLLQEDDVDEDTLTTDTLNPETNESPHRSDTQVQALLQEVQHLREELRSRDRTIAQLTLQLTVPTPTTRCRCQEMTGTMDRHTQTSETERESVASQTPWREHTSQILHSSSQDDQEPLTDRFSTPPPAQAPPPARPCSETPPDTDATDSATGEREDDGKSSVKEPRGAHSRSLKLPQPSKLRLFLSQTCSAAPPSMTRASRQPSAPCDPESHASSGVKLRTLDFTFGSSRLPKPKSH; translated from the exons ATGTCAGCCCCTCCCTCTGGTCTTGTCGACACTCCTGCCATGCCGACCATGGTTTCTAGGCTGCCCAAGTTCGGTTCGCGGCCCAAATCCATCACAGCCTCCAATGGTGCTCCGACTATCCCGACTGCGAACGCCATCATCAGCGCTGTTGCGACCAGCACCCACCTCACCAACGGGTTCTACCATCATCCTGGCCCGATGGGGGTCAATGGTAGTGTAACAGCGCCCCCCTCTGCTGTCAAGAAGAATGGATTCATAAGAGTGCCAACTTCGTTTTCCATGAAATGGAGGAAGGACAACAGCATAACAGAGGATGGCGGCACGTATGCAGAGGGGGAATGGAAAAAAGGAACAGGCGGGAATGTTGGGCAGAATCGCTCCGGCAACAACATCCATCAGTATTATTACCAACGGCAGCAGGGATCACCAATGGTGTCGCAGAGAGACGCCAAAAAGTCGACCACATCCTCTGCAGGAAAAGTGCGTGGTTATAGTCCACCTGCGACATCGTCGTCGTCCCCGGCACCACAGTCCAGCCCAagaacacttcctgtttctaaaCTTGGATCTCCCGGTTCCAAACTGAGCCAGATTACATCCAGGATGACCAACGAGACGAAACGGGCTACAAATGGTCTCGCCGAATCTCGACCTCGGACTGTATCCAATAGTTCTCTGAGACAGCCTCACAGTTTTGCTCGTCCTGGTTCTGGTCCCGGTTCTCGATCCGGTTCCCCCTTCCAGAAGAAACCCCCGGCCAGCCGCTCATACTCCAGCGACAGCCTACGCGCCGCTCAGCCTGTCCAGCTGTCTGAAAACGACCGGTTTCGGTCGCGTAGCCTCACCCAGGTCAGACAGCAGCCCTTACCCATCCTCACCCGTTCTTACTCCAATAAGAAAACTGCTGAGCGAGGCCTTAAAGAATCAACCACTGCCGCCTCTCTGGCTCCACCTAGAGGCAGTTTGGTAAAATCACCTGTTATTAGCCAGACtccagagggaggagggggaggggtcaAAGCTTCTGGGAGGTCAGGGCTCAGCATCCCCTCCCTCCTACCCCCCTCTGCCTTAAAGAAACCCCTCCTCCCCAGCCTTGGCCCCGCCTCCAAACCCAGTGGCATAAGCTACAAGCTGTCACGCCCATCACTCATCAAGCAGCCCCGCCCCCTACGGGTGACCCCAGCCAGTGTGTCAGGAGGTGAGCAGGAAGTGAACCCAGGACTGAAGTCTACGTCAGAAAACAGCCCAG AAAGAAGCCCAGAGGCTCCAGAGCCAGAGGGGCTGTCGACGGAGCCTCTATTCCAGACAGAGGTGTCGATTGTGGCGGAGACACTGGAGGACATGTCCCTGTCTTCAGCGTCATCTCTGGACAGAAACGACACCAGTCAGGAGTATATGGACGACTTCGACAACCTTG gaAATGGAGGCGTTGGTTTGATGCTCCTTTCCTCCAAAAACGATGAAGATGACTCGGGGCTCGACCAATCATGTGCCAGGTTTGACGAGGACAAGGCGGCTGTTAACGGAGTCACTAAGGCAACGGGTCTGTGTTTTCTGGAGGACGGTGTGGACTGGGCGGGCGTGAGGTTAAGTG GTGATCGAGCGCAGCATCGTTTGACCGAGCTCTCACGCAGGAGAAGGTCGAGTCAGCCGGATTATCACGAGCAG GGTGGTTCGTCCCTGGATCTCTCACCCTCTGACAGCTGTGGGTCGGGGGGCACCTACATGTGGGACGAGGAGGGTCTGGAGCCCCTGGGAGGCTCCGTCACCTCCGCTTCCATCAACACCAACAGCAACACCACCCACCACATCGGGAGCTTCGACTCAGACGTCAACAGCATC GACGTCTTGAACACCCTGGACTCTGGTGATCTGGAGGATGATGATCTCATGCTGGATGCAGACTTTGCAGAAGATGTCTCCCTCAGTG ATCTGACCTCTGCAGACGGAGACGGGATGTCCCACATGGCTCAGTGGAGGcggaggcagctctgctgggGAACGCAGGACGTCCACGACAATGAAAG TGACCTCCAGTGTTACAAGCTCGCTGAGGATCCTGGGAATAAAAGAACTGATGCCACCAGGGACGATGACCTCATTCTTGACTTCTGTCCTTCAAG GACGTCCCGTCTGTCTCCTGGTCCTCGCGGTGTGGATGTGGAGGAACTGGCTGACGACTGCTCTGCGGTCCGAGCACAGCTGGAGAACCTGcagagtttgctgctgcag gaggaCGATGTGGACGAAGACACTCTGACCACCGACACTCTGAATCCTGAGACCAACGAATCGCCACACCGCTCTGACACTCAG GTGCAGGCTCTCCTGCAGGAGGTGCAGCATCtcagggaggagctgaggagtcGAGACCGAACCATCGCTCAGCTCACACTGCAGCTG ACTGTTCCCACACCGACCACTAGGTGTCGTTGTCAGGAGATGACGGGAACGATggaccgacacacacagacgagtgagacggagagagagagtgtggccTCGCAGACACCCTGGAGAGAGCACAcg tcACAGATACTTCACTCCTCCAGCCAGGACGACCAGGAACCACTGACGGACCGATTCTCCACGCCACCGCCTGCCCAAGCTCCGCCCCCAGCTCGCCCCTGCTCTGAGACGCCTCCTGACACTGACGCAACTGACTCCGCGACCGGGgaaagagaggatgatgggaaaagTTCAGTGAAAGAGCCCCGCGGTGCCCACAGCAGATCACTGAAGCTCCCTCAGCCATCGAAACTCCGCCTCTTCCTGTCTCAGACCTGCAGCGCGGCCCCCCCCTCAATGACCAGGGCGTCCAGGCAGCCGTCGGCGCCTTGTGACCCAGAGAGCCACGCCTCTTCTGGGGTGAAGCTCAGAACGCTGGACTTTACCTTCGGCTCGTCACGTCTCCCGAAACCAAAGAGCCACTGA